The Cuculus canorus isolate bCucCan1 chromosome 5, bCucCan1.pri, whole genome shotgun sequence genome window below encodes:
- the ARHGAP1 gene encoding rho GTPase-activating protein 1 isoform X1 gives MATDPLSELQDDLNLDDTNQSLNQLKLASIDDQSWPADEAPAFPKSEDSKGSPELITHLQWDDPYYDIARHHIVEVVDQGALDEAQPGDDKYGRKVILFSACRMPPSHQLDHVKLLRYLKFTLDQYVESDYTLVYLHHGLTSENKPSLSWLRDAYREFDRKYKKNIKALYIVHPTMFIKTLLILFKPLISFKFGRKIFYVNLLSELEEYVKLEQLGIPSQVLKYDEYLRSLQKPSQVPQKPTPPRPPLPNQQFGVSLQHLREKSPDQSPVPVVVRETIAYLREHALTKEGIFRRSANTQVVREVQQKYNMGVPVDFQEYEEIHLPAVILKTFLRELPEPLLTFDLYNHVVNFQSVEEESRVDVYRKVLQTLPEENYEVLRLLTTFLVQVSAHSDENKMTNTNLSIVFGPNLLWAKDVAITLKAIKPINTFTKFLLDHQEELFEDVEA, from the exons ATGGCTACAGACCCGCTCTCTGAGCTTCAGGATGATCTGAACTTGGATGATACCAACCAGTCCCTCAACCAGCTCAAACTGGCCTCCATAGATGATCAGAGCTGGCCAGCAGATGAAGCCCCTGCTTTTCCAAAATCAG AGGACTCCAAAGGCTCCCCTGAGCTCATCACTCACCTGCAGTGGGATGATCCGTACTATGATATCGCCAGGCACCACATTGTGGAAGTAGTAG ACCAGGGTGCACTTGATGAGGCCCAACCAG GTGATGACAAATATGGaaggaaagtaattttgttcAGTGCCTGCCGGATGCCCCCGAGCCATCAACTTGATCACGTGAAACTGCTGCG GTACCTGAAATTCACACTGGACCAGTATGTGGAGAGTGATTACACACTAGTGTACCTGCACCATGGCCTGACCAGTGAGAACAAGCCATCCTTGAGCTGGCTGCGAGATGCCTACAGGGAATTTGATCGCAA GTACAAGAAGAACATCAAAGCCCTGTATATTGTGCACCCAACCATGTTCATCAAGACTCTGCTAATTCTCTTCAAGCCTTTGATCAG ctttaagTTTGGACGAAAGATTTTTTATGTGAACCTCCTTAGTGAGCTGGAGGAGTATGTGAAGCTGGAACAGTTGGGAATCCCAAGCCAAGTGCTGAA GTATGATGAATATCTGAGATCCCTGCAGAAGCCTTCACAAGTGCCCCAGAAACCAACACCACCACGCCCACCACTGCCAAACCAGCAATTTGGAGTCTCACTACAGCA TCTCAGGGAGAAGAGCCCTGATCAGTCTCCTGTTCCTGTGGTGGTCAGAGAGACCATTGCTTATTTGCGGGAGCATG CTCTTACTAAAGAGGGGATTTTCCGGAGATCAGCAAATACACAAGTTGTCAGGGAGGTCCAGCAAAAATACAACATGG GTGTGCCTGTAGATTTCCAAGAGTATGAAGAAATCCATCTCCCTGCTGTGATTCTCAAGACCTTCTTGAGAGAGCTACCTGAGCCCCTCCTCACTTTTGATCTCTACAACCATGTTGTCAACTTCCAGA GTGTGGAGGAGGAGAGTCGTGTGGATGTTTATCGCAAAGTACTCCAGACTCTGCCAGAGGAAAATTACGAAGTGCTCCGTTTACTGACAACCTTTTtggtgcag GTATCTGCTCACAGTGATGAAAACAAGATGACAAACACCAACCTGTCAATTGTGTTTGGCCCAAATCTGCTGTGGGCCAAAGATGTAGCCATCACCTTAAAAGCCATCAAACCCATCAATACCTTTACCAAGTTCCTGCTGGACCACCAGGAGGAGCTCTTTGAGGATGTGGAGGCCTGA
- the ARHGAP1 gene encoding rho GTPase-activating protein 1 isoform X2, whose product MATDPLSELQDDLNLDDTNQSLNQLKLASIDDQSWPADEAPAFPKSEDSKGSPELITHLQWDDPYYDIARHHIVEVVGDDKYGRKVILFSACRMPPSHQLDHVKLLRYLKFTLDQYVESDYTLVYLHHGLTSENKPSLSWLRDAYREFDRKYKKNIKALYIVHPTMFIKTLLILFKPLISFKFGRKIFYVNLLSELEEYVKLEQLGIPSQVLKYDEYLRSLQKPSQVPQKPTPPRPPLPNQQFGVSLQHLREKSPDQSPVPVVVRETIAYLREHALTKEGIFRRSANTQVVREVQQKYNMGVPVDFQEYEEIHLPAVILKTFLRELPEPLLTFDLYNHVVNFQSVEEESRVDVYRKVLQTLPEENYEVLRLLTTFLVQVSAHSDENKMTNTNLSIVFGPNLLWAKDVAITLKAIKPINTFTKFLLDHQEELFEDVEA is encoded by the exons ATGGCTACAGACCCGCTCTCTGAGCTTCAGGATGATCTGAACTTGGATGATACCAACCAGTCCCTCAACCAGCTCAAACTGGCCTCCATAGATGATCAGAGCTGGCCAGCAGATGAAGCCCCTGCTTTTCCAAAATCAG AGGACTCCAAAGGCTCCCCTGAGCTCATCACTCACCTGCAGTGGGATGATCCGTACTATGATATCGCCAGGCACCACATTGTGGAAGTAGTAG GTGATGACAAATATGGaaggaaagtaattttgttcAGTGCCTGCCGGATGCCCCCGAGCCATCAACTTGATCACGTGAAACTGCTGCG GTACCTGAAATTCACACTGGACCAGTATGTGGAGAGTGATTACACACTAGTGTACCTGCACCATGGCCTGACCAGTGAGAACAAGCCATCCTTGAGCTGGCTGCGAGATGCCTACAGGGAATTTGATCGCAA GTACAAGAAGAACATCAAAGCCCTGTATATTGTGCACCCAACCATGTTCATCAAGACTCTGCTAATTCTCTTCAAGCCTTTGATCAG ctttaagTTTGGACGAAAGATTTTTTATGTGAACCTCCTTAGTGAGCTGGAGGAGTATGTGAAGCTGGAACAGTTGGGAATCCCAAGCCAAGTGCTGAA GTATGATGAATATCTGAGATCCCTGCAGAAGCCTTCACAAGTGCCCCAGAAACCAACACCACCACGCCCACCACTGCCAAACCAGCAATTTGGAGTCTCACTACAGCA TCTCAGGGAGAAGAGCCCTGATCAGTCTCCTGTTCCTGTGGTGGTCAGAGAGACCATTGCTTATTTGCGGGAGCATG CTCTTACTAAAGAGGGGATTTTCCGGAGATCAGCAAATACACAAGTTGTCAGGGAGGTCCAGCAAAAATACAACATGG GTGTGCCTGTAGATTTCCAAGAGTATGAAGAAATCCATCTCCCTGCTGTGATTCTCAAGACCTTCTTGAGAGAGCTACCTGAGCCCCTCCTCACTTTTGATCTCTACAACCATGTTGTCAACTTCCAGA GTGTGGAGGAGGAGAGTCGTGTGGATGTTTATCGCAAAGTACTCCAGACTCTGCCAGAGGAAAATTACGAAGTGCTCCGTTTACTGACAACCTTTTtggtgcag GTATCTGCTCACAGTGATGAAAACAAGATGACAAACACCAACCTGTCAATTGTGTTTGGCCCAAATCTGCTGTGGGCCAAAGATGTAGCCATCACCTTAAAAGCCATCAAACCCATCAATACCTTTACCAAGTTCCTGCTGGACCACCAGGAGGAGCTCTTTGAGGATGTGGAGGCCTGA